A single region of the Microcella sp. genome encodes:
- the tkt gene encoding transketolase codes for MTQFTWHDIDQEAVDTARLLAADAVEKVGNGHPGTAMSLAPVAYLLHQKVMQHDPSDPQWLGRDRFILSAGHSSLTQYVQLYLGGYGLELDDLKALRTWGSKTPGHPEYGHTDGVEITTGPLGQGLASAVGFAYAARFERGLLDPDSPHGESVFDHHIFVIAGDGDIQEGVTSEAGSLAGHQQLGNLVVIYDSNQISIEDDTDIAMTEDVAARYAAYGWHVQTIDWKKTGEYTEDVQALHEAVEAAKAESSKPSLIIVKTIIGWPAPTKQNTGKIHGSALGADELAATKTLMGFDPEQHFVVRDEVLAHTRKAVERGHERRAAWNTRFEAWATANPERAALLERMQSGELPENLADALPVFEGGASVSTRAASGKVINAIAAVLPEFWGGSADLAESNLTTIAGGGSFAPTEHSTHEWSANPYGRILHFGIREHAMGAILNGIALHGRTRVFGGTFLIFSDYMRPSVRLAALMNVPVTYVWTHDSVALGEDGPTHQPVEQLASLRAIPGLSVVRPADANETAHAWKTVLERREPAGIALTRQNIPVFERGADTASGDELAAAHHVSKGAYVLAEAANGAPDVILIATGSEVAVALEARTQLAAEGVHARVVSAPCLEWFEQQSAEYRESVLPSAVTARVSIEAGIALTWHRYIGDRGRAISIEHFGASADYQTLFREFGITAEAAVAAARESLAAH; via the coding sequence ATGACCCAGTTCACGTGGCACGACATCGACCAAGAAGCGGTCGACACCGCTCGGCTGCTGGCGGCGGATGCTGTCGAGAAGGTCGGCAACGGGCACCCCGGCACGGCGATGTCTCTCGCCCCGGTGGCATACCTGCTGCACCAGAAGGTCATGCAGCACGACCCGAGCGACCCGCAGTGGCTCGGTCGCGACCGCTTCATCCTCTCGGCGGGGCACAGCTCGCTCACGCAGTACGTGCAGCTGTACCTCGGCGGCTACGGTCTCGAGCTCGACGACCTGAAGGCGCTGCGCACCTGGGGTTCGAAGACGCCCGGGCACCCCGAGTACGGCCACACCGACGGAGTCGAGATCACCACCGGCCCCCTCGGCCAGGGTCTCGCCTCAGCGGTCGGGTTCGCCTACGCGGCACGCTTCGAGCGCGGTCTGCTCGACCCAGACTCCCCGCACGGCGAGAGCGTGTTCGACCACCACATCTTCGTCATCGCCGGCGACGGCGACATTCAAGAGGGCGTCACGAGCGAAGCGGGCTCGCTCGCGGGCCACCAGCAGCTCGGCAACCTCGTGGTCATCTACGACTCGAACCAGATCTCGATCGAAGACGACACCGACATCGCGATGACCGAAGACGTCGCCGCGCGGTATGCGGCCTACGGCTGGCACGTGCAGACGATCGACTGGAAGAAGACCGGCGAGTACACCGAAGACGTGCAGGCGCTGCACGAGGCGGTCGAGGCGGCGAAGGCAGAGTCGAGCAAGCCCAGCCTCATCATCGTGAAGACCATCATCGGCTGGCCCGCCCCGACGAAGCAGAACACCGGCAAGATCCACGGCTCCGCCCTCGGTGCAGACGAGCTCGCCGCCACCAAGACCCTCATGGGCTTCGACCCCGAGCAGCACTTCGTCGTTCGCGACGAGGTGCTCGCACACACGCGGAAGGCGGTCGAACGCGGCCACGAGCGGCGCGCCGCCTGGAACACGCGATTCGAGGCCTGGGCCACCGCGAACCCCGAGCGCGCTGCCCTTCTCGAGCGCATGCAGTCGGGTGAGCTTCCTGAGAATCTGGCGGATGCCCTGCCGGTGTTCGAGGGCGGCGCGAGCGTCTCGACGCGCGCCGCGTCTGGCAAGGTCATCAACGCGATCGCAGCCGTGCTGCCCGAGTTCTGGGGCGGATCAGCCGACCTCGCCGAGTCGAACCTCACGACCATCGCGGGCGGCGGCTCGTTCGCGCCGACCGAGCACTCGACGCACGAGTGGTCGGCGAACCCCTACGGTCGCATCTTGCACTTCGGCATTCGCGAGCACGCCATGGGGGCGATTCTCAACGGCATCGCCCTGCACGGCCGCACGAGGGTGTTCGGCGGAACCTTCCTGATCTTCAGCGACTACATGCGACCCTCGGTGCGCCTGGCCGCGCTCATGAATGTTCCCGTCACCTACGTCTGGACTCACGACTCCGTGGCGCTGGGTGAAGACGGCCCGACGCACCAGCCGGTCGAGCAGCTCGCATCGTTGCGAGCGATTCCCGGGCTCTCTGTCGTGCGCCCCGCCGACGCGAACGAGACGGCTCACGCATGGAAGACGGTGCTCGAGCGCCGCGAGCCCGCCGGCATCGCTCTCACCCGGCAGAACATCCCCGTCTTCGAGCGCGGCGCAGACACGGCGTCGGGCGACGAGCTCGCTGCCGCGCACCACGTCTCGAAGGGCGCATACGTGCTCGCCGAGGCTGCGAACGGAGCCCCCGATGTCATCCTCATCGCGACCGGCTCTGAAGTCGCGGTCGCGCTCGAGGCACGAACGCAGCTCGCGGCCGAGGGGGTGCACGCGCGCGTCGTGTCTGCCCCCTGCCTCGAGTGGTTCGAGCAGCAGTCGGCCGAGTACCGCGAGTCTGTGCTGCCGAGCGCCGTGACCGCGCGAGTCTCGATCGAGGCAGGCATCGCCCTCACCTGGCACCGCTACATCGGTGACCGCGGCCGCGCGATCTCGATCGAGCACTTCGGAGCATCCGCCGACTACCAGACGCTTTTCCGCGAGTTCGGCATCACGGCAGAGGCTGCCGTCGCCGCGGCGCGCGAATCGCTCGCTGCACACTGA
- the zwf gene encoding glucose-6-phosphate dehydrogenase produces the protein MAPAAIDRDTNPLRSPDDRRLNRIAGPSGLIIFGVTGDLSRKKLMPAVYDLANRGLLPPGFGLVGFARRDWQTQDFEQVVHDAVKQYSRTPFDEEVWRQLAAGIRFVSGDFDDDDAFERLSQTLAELDRERGTMGNHAFYLSIPPKSFPLVTEQLRRSGLAEATPGVWRRVVIEKPFGSDLQTARELNDVVESVFPADSVFRIDHYLGKETVQNILALRFANMLYEPLWNANYVDHVQITMAEDIGVGGRAGYYDGIGAARDVIQNHLLQLLALTAMEEPVSFDAADLRAEKEKVLSAVRLPRDLSTGTARGQYVSGWQGGEWVPGFLEEEGMNPRSVTETYAAMRLDIGTRRWAGVPFYLRAGKRLGRRVTEIAVVFKRAPQYLFAEAQTSALGQNALVIRVQPDEGVTIRFGSKVPGAGMQVRDVTMDFGYGHAFTEQSPEAYERLILDVLLGDPPLFPRHEEVELSWKILDPIEEFWAAGGAPEPYSPGTWGPRSADELLARDGRVWRRP, from the coding sequence ATGGCTCCGGCCGCTATCGACCGCGATACGAATCCGCTGCGCTCCCCCGATGATCGACGCCTGAACCGCATCGCGGGCCCGAGCGGGCTCATCATCTTCGGCGTGACGGGCGACCTCTCGCGCAAGAAGCTCATGCCCGCGGTGTACGACCTCGCGAACCGCGGTCTGCTGCCGCCCGGTTTCGGACTCGTCGGCTTCGCCCGCCGCGACTGGCAGACGCAAGACTTCGAGCAGGTCGTGCATGATGCCGTGAAGCAGTATTCGCGCACGCCGTTCGATGAAGAGGTCTGGCGCCAACTGGCGGCGGGCATCCGCTTCGTCTCAGGAGACTTCGACGACGACGACGCCTTCGAGCGTCTTTCGCAGACGCTCGCCGAGCTCGACCGTGAACGCGGCACGATGGGCAACCACGCCTTCTACCTGTCGATTCCGCCGAAGTCGTTTCCGCTCGTCACCGAGCAGCTGCGTCGCAGCGGGCTCGCCGAGGCGACGCCGGGCGTGTGGCGGCGCGTCGTCATCGAGAAGCCGTTCGGCAGCGATCTGCAGACGGCTCGAGAGCTCAACGATGTGGTCGAGTCGGTGTTTCCGGCCGACTCGGTGTTTCGCATCGACCACTACCTCGGCAAAGAGACGGTGCAGAACATTCTCGCGCTGCGCTTCGCCAACATGCTCTATGAGCCGCTCTGGAACGCGAACTACGTCGACCACGTGCAGATCACGATGGCCGAAGACATCGGCGTCGGGGGCCGGGCGGGCTACTACGACGGCATCGGCGCTGCCCGCGACGTCATTCAGAATCACCTGCTGCAACTGCTCGCCCTGACTGCGATGGAAGAGCCGGTGTCGTTCGATGCGGCCGATCTGCGGGCCGAGAAGGAGAAGGTGCTGTCGGCGGTGCGCCTGCCGCGCGACCTCTCGACCGGCACCGCCCGTGGGCAGTACGTGAGCGGGTGGCAAGGGGGCGAGTGGGTTCCGGGCTTTCTCGAAGAGGAGGGCATGAACCCCCGATCGGTGACCGAGACCTACGCGGCCATGAGGCTCGATATCGGCACTCGGCGATGGGCGGGAGTGCCGTTCTACCTGCGTGCGGGCAAACGGCTGGGCCGTCGGGTCACCGAGATCGCCGTCGTCTTCAAGCGCGCTCCGCAGTATCTCTTCGCCGAGGCGCAGACCTCGGCGCTGGGCCAGAACGCGCTCGTGATCAGAGTGCAGCCCGATGAAGGGGTCACGATCAGGTTCGGCTCGAAGGTGCCGGGAGCCGGCATGCAGGTGCGCGACGTCACCATGGACTTCGGCTACGGGCATGCATTCACCGAGCAGAGCCCCGAAGCATACGAGCGCCTCATCCTCGACGTGCTGCTCGGCGACCCTCCGCTGTTTCCGCGGCACGAAGAGGTCGAGCTGAGCTGGAAGATACTCGACCCGATCGAAGAGTTCTGGGCAGCAGGGGGCGCCCCCGAGCCCTACTCCCCCGGCACCTGGGGCCCGCGCTCGGCAGATGAGCTGCTCGCGCGCGATGGACGAGTCTGGAGGCGCCCGTGA
- a CDS encoding COX15/CtaA family protein produces MYRWLPTSTADRRVRFIAWASLVSQTLIVGTGGAVRLTGSGLGCPTWPRCTAESFVATPEMGIHGAVEFGNRLLTFVLIIIAVLAFLFVLRLRHERPELLRLTVALGLGIPVQAVIGGITVLTGLNPWVVGLHFVVSAVLVALATVFVYRVYRGRSTSHLRVPAPVRTLALATAAGAWVTVLVGIVVTGSGPHAGDGGAARNGLDSELLQHLHSWPAYVTFALSLALLVVALRAGVPALRTAALALVAVEAAQIGVGLAQARLGLPELLVGIHMVLACVLIAVVTLVLLTQRESEPQRAAQPEPAESAAVR; encoded by the coding sequence CTGTACCGTTGGCTGCCCACCTCGACCGCAGACCGCCGCGTGCGGTTCATCGCCTGGGCATCGCTCGTCAGCCAGACCCTCATCGTCGGCACCGGAGGCGCTGTTCGCCTGACCGGCTCGGGGCTCGGGTGCCCGACGTGGCCGCGGTGCACAGCGGAGTCGTTCGTCGCGACGCCCGAGATGGGCATTCACGGCGCTGTCGAGTTCGGCAACCGCCTGTTGACCTTCGTGCTCATCATCATCGCCGTGCTGGCGTTCTTGTTCGTGCTGCGGCTGCGGCACGAACGCCCCGAACTGCTGCGGCTCACCGTCGCGCTCGGTCTCGGAATCCCGGTGCAGGCCGTCATCGGCGGCATCACGGTGCTGACGGGCCTGAACCCGTGGGTCGTCGGTCTTCACTTCGTCGTCTCGGCCGTGCTCGTGGCCCTCGCGACAGTGTTCGTCTACCGCGTCTATCGGGGGCGCTCGACGTCGCACCTGAGGGTGCCTGCCCCGGTGCGCACGCTCGCGCTCGCCACCGCGGCGGGCGCCTGGGTGACCGTGCTCGTCGGCATCGTCGTCACCGGCTCTGGCCCGCATGCGGGCGACGGCGGCGCAGCGCGCAACGGTCTCGACTCAGAGCTGCTGCAGCACTTGCACTCGTGGCCGGCCTACGTCACGTTCGCCCTCAGTCTCGCGCTGCTGGTGGTCGCGCTGCGTGCCGGAGTACCGGCACTGCGCACTGCTGCTCTTGCGCTCGTCGCTGTCGAAGCGGCTCAGATCGGTGTCGGGCTCGCGCAAGCGCGACTCGGGCTTCCTGAACTGCTCGTGGGCATCCACATGGTGCTCGCGTGCGTGCTCATCGCGGTCGTGACCCTCGTGCTGCTTACCCAGCGTGAGAGCGAGCCGCAGCGGGCAGCGCAGCCGGAGCCCGCGGAGTCTGCGGCCGTTCGCTAG
- a CDS encoding heme o synthase, whose translation MDTALDHAVTTRPRGIRRTISAYVALTKPRVIELLLVTTAPVMILAAGGLPSIWLVLATLIGGALSAGSAGAFNMYIDRDIDRLMNRTRNRPLATGEISDRAGLTFAYVLGVVAIAWLALTTNWLAATLSLAAIVFYVVIYSLVLKRRTEQNIIWGGIAGCFPVLIGWSAVTGSLDWPPFILFLVVFLWTPPHYWPLSMKYRDDYQSAQVPMLAVMRDRATVGVQVVLYAWATVIASLLLIPIAPMGALYTAVALLSGGWFIVESHRLHGRATRGEEASPMRVFHASITYLTLLFVAVGIDPLLPF comes from the coding sequence ATGGATACCGCTCTCGATCACGCCGTCACGACGAGACCGCGAGGAATCCGCCGCACCATCTCGGCGTATGTGGCGTTGACGAAGCCGCGCGTCATCGAACTGCTGCTCGTGACGACCGCGCCGGTCATGATTCTCGCTGCCGGAGGGTTGCCGAGCATCTGGCTCGTGCTGGCGACGCTCATCGGCGGTGCGCTCTCGGCGGGCTCGGCGGGCGCCTTCAACATGTACATCGATCGCGACATCGATCGACTCATGAACCGCACCCGCAACCGTCCGCTCGCGACGGGTGAGATCTCAGACCGCGCCGGACTGACGTTCGCCTACGTTCTCGGCGTCGTGGCGATCGCCTGGCTCGCCCTCACGACCAACTGGCTCGCAGCGACGCTGTCGCTCGCGGCGATCGTGTTCTACGTCGTCATCTACAGCCTCGTGCTCAAGAGGCGCACCGAGCAGAACATCATCTGGGGCGGCATCGCCGGGTGCTTTCCCGTGCTCATCGGCTGGAGCGCCGTCACCGGCTCGCTCGACTGGCCGCCCTTCATCCTCTTTCTCGTCGTCTTTCTCTGGACCCCTCCGCACTACTGGCCGCTCTCGATGAAGTACCGCGACGACTACCAGTCTGCGCAGGTGCCGATGCTCGCCGTCATGCGCGATCGTGCGACCGTGGGCGTGCAAGTGGTGCTCTACGCGTGGGCGACCGTGATCGCATCGCTGCTGCTGATTCCGATCGCGCCGATGGGCGCGCTCTACACGGCGGTCGCGCTACTCTCGGGCGGGTGGTTCATCGTCGAGAGCCATCGACTGCACGGCCGCGCCACTCGCGGTGAAGAAGCGTCGCCGATGCGCGTCTTCCACGCGAGCATCACGTATCTCACGCTGCTCTTCGTCGCGGTCGGCATCGACCCGCTGCTGCCGTTCTAG
- a CDS encoding glucose-6-phosphate isomerase, protein MTVTVAARGSAQQAIDTHVPVLVEQLVASRITAGDASLWGPEAEPEASIRLGWTQAVSVSRPLVAEIAELRQQLAERGVTRIVLCGMGGSSLAPEVITRTAGVDLVVLDSTEPNQVRSALSEHLGHTAVVVSSKSGSTIETDSQKRSFEAAFRDAGIDPAERIIIVTDPGSPLEQASTAAGYRVFTADPTVGGRYSALTAFGLVPSGLAGVDLDALLDEAEAASLPLAVDKASNPGLMLGAAIAGTAPRRDKLVIVADGTHIVGLGDWIEQLVAESTGKNGTGVLPVVVGPDAPELDVRADDVQVVRLVADLRATREVLDDEIELSGTLGAMIMTWEYATVVAGMLLGINPFDQPDVESAKVAARGLLDARPEPVAPAFVDRGVEVVGAADLLADSTTVAAAIERFVASVPGDGYIAVQVYLDRLAHPELEVLRHRLAARSGRPVTFGWGPRFLHSTGQYHKGGPAHGAFLQITGAIGDDLSIPDRPFTYGELIAAQAAGDAVVLGEHGAPVLTLRVSDEAHLPVLLDALS, encoded by the coding sequence GTGACCGTCACGGTGGCTGCTCGCGGATCAGCGCAGCAGGCGATCGACACGCACGTTCCCGTGCTCGTCGAGCAGCTCGTCGCGAGCCGCATCACGGCGGGCGACGCCAGCCTGTGGGGCCCCGAGGCCGAACCCGAGGCGAGCATCCGCCTCGGATGGACGCAAGCTGTGTCGGTCTCGCGCCCGCTCGTCGCCGAGATCGCCGAGCTGCGGCAGCAGCTCGCCGAGCGCGGAGTGACGCGCATCGTGCTGTGCGGCATGGGAGGCTCATCGCTCGCGCCCGAGGTCATCACGCGCACCGCGGGGGTCGACCTCGTCGTGCTCGACTCGACCGAGCCGAACCAGGTGCGATCAGCGCTCTCTGAGCACCTCGGCCACACCGCCGTCGTCGTCTCGTCGAAGTCGGGGTCGACGATCGAGACCGACAGCCAGAAGCGAAGCTTCGAAGCCGCCTTCCGCGACGCCGGCATCGACCCCGCCGAGCGCATCATCATCGTGACCGACCCAGGGTCGCCGCTCGAGCAGGCGTCGACCGCGGCCGGCTATCGCGTGTTCACCGCCGACCCCACCGTGGGCGGTCGCTATTCCGCCCTCACGGCGTTCGGCCTCGTGCCCTCGGGCCTCGCGGGTGTCGATCTCGATGCACTGCTCGATGAAGCAGAAGCGGCATCGCTGCCGCTCGCCGTCGACAAGGCCTCGAACCCGGGCCTCATGCTGGGCGCCGCCATCGCCGGCACCGCTCCCCGTCGCGACAAGCTCGTGATCGTCGCCGACGGCACGCACATCGTCGGGCTCGGCGACTGGATCGAGCAGCTCGTCGCCGAGTCGACCGGCAAGAACGGCACGGGCGTGCTGCCGGTCGTGGTCGGCCCCGATGCTCCTGAGCTCGATGTGCGCGCCGACGACGTGCAGGTGGTGCGCCTCGTCGCCGACCTGCGGGCCACCCGCGAGGTGCTCGACGACGAGATCGAGCTCTCGGGCACGCTGGGCGCGATGATCATGACGTGGGAGTACGCCACCGTCGTGGCCGGCATGCTGCTCGGCATCAACCCCTTCGACCAGCCCGACGTCGAGTCGGCGAAGGTGGCCGCTCGAGGATTGCTGGATGCTCGCCCCGAGCCCGTGGCGCCCGCCTTCGTCGACCGCGGAGTCGAGGTGGTCGGTGCTGCCGACCTGCTCGCAGATTCGACGACGGTCGCCGCGGCCATCGAGCGCTTCGTGGCGAGCGTGCCCGGCGACGGCTACATCGCCGTGCAGGTCTACCTCGACAGACTTGCCCACCCCGAGCTCGAAGTGCTGCGCCACCGGCTGGCCGCACGCAGCGGTCGCCCCGTGACCTTCGGCTGGGGCCCCCGCTTCTTGCACTCGACGGGCCAGTACCACAAGGGCGGCCCCGCCCACGGCGCGTTTCTGCAGATCACCGGCGCGATCGGCGATGACCTGTCGATTCCCGACCGGCCCTTCACCTACGGTGAGCTCATCGCGGCGCAGGCCGCGGGCGACGCCGTCGTGCTCGGTGAGCACGGAGCCCCCGTGCTCACGCTGCGCGTCAGCGACGAAGCCCACCTGCCGGTGCTGCTCGACGCCCTGTCGTGA
- the tal gene encoding transaldolase, which produces MSSTPTAQLSELGVSIWLDDLSRDRITSGGLKALIADRNVVGVTTNPTIFAAALATGTTYDDQVRELAAAKTDVTRAVFEITTDDVAAASDIFAGVYASSGGADGRVSIEVEPGLAHDAAGTIAQAHELWKKVGRPNAMIKIPATLAGLEAITETIGAGISVNVTLIFSLERHRAVIEAYLAGLEKAQAAGHDLTSIHSVASFFVSRVDTEIDKRLQAIGTPEALALKSKAGIANARLAYEVFKQEFASERAQALLAAGANRQRPLWASTGVKDPSLPDTLYVTELAVANTVNTMPEKTLEATFDHATIDGDAVSGSYDESRAVLAALDALGVSYDEVTALLEKEGVEKFVVSWNELLDTVSAALEAAQ; this is translated from the coding sequence ATGAGTTCCACACCCACCGCTCAACTGAGTGAGCTCGGCGTCAGCATCTGGCTCGACGACCTCTCACGAGACCGCATCACCTCCGGCGGGCTCAAGGCCCTCATCGCCGACCGCAACGTTGTCGGCGTCACGACCAACCCGACGATCTTCGCCGCGGCGCTGGCCACCGGCACCACCTACGACGACCAGGTGCGTGAGTTGGCGGCTGCCAAGACCGACGTGACGCGTGCCGTCTTCGAGATCACGACAGACGACGTGGCCGCCGCGAGCGACATCTTCGCCGGCGTCTACGCCTCGTCGGGCGGGGCTGACGGTCGAGTCTCGATCGAGGTGGAGCCCGGTCTCGCGCACGACGCCGCCGGCACCATCGCGCAAGCGCACGAGCTGTGGAAGAAGGTCGGTCGCCCCAACGCGATGATCAAGATTCCTGCGACGCTCGCAGGCCTCGAGGCGATCACCGAGACGATTGGGGCCGGCATCAGCGTCAACGTCACCCTCATCTTCAGCCTCGAGCGGCACCGCGCCGTCATCGAGGCCTACCTGGCGGGTCTCGAGAAGGCTCAGGCGGCCGGGCACGATCTGACGAGCATCCACTCGGTGGCGTCATTCTTCGTGTCGCGAGTCGACACCGAGATCGACAAGCGGCTGCAGGCCATCGGCACTCCCGAGGCTCTCGCGCTCAAGAGCAAGGCGGGCATCGCCAACGCCAGGCTCGCCTACGAGGTCTTCAAGCAAGAGTTCGCGAGCGAGCGGGCACAGGCGCTGCTCGCCGCAGGCGCCAACCGCCAGCGCCCCCTCTGGGCCTCCACCGGGGTGAAAGACCCGAGCCTGCCCGACACTCTGTACGTCACCGAGCTCGCCGTGGCGAACACGGTCAACACGATGCCCGAGAAGACGCTCGAGGCGACGTTCGACCACGCGACGATCGACGGCGATGCCGTCAGCGGCAGCTACGACGAGTCGCGGGCAGTGCTCGCCGCGCTCGACGCGCTCGGAGTCTCGTACGACGAGGTCACGGCCTTGCTCGAGAAGGAGGGCGTCGAGAAGTTCGTCGTCAGCTGGAACGAGTTGCTCGACACGGTCAGCGCAGCGCTCGAGGCGGCTCAGTGA